In Juglans microcarpa x Juglans regia isolate MS1-56 chromosome 8D, Jm3101_v1.0, whole genome shotgun sequence, the following are encoded in one genomic region:
- the LOC121242291 gene encoding uncharacterized protein LOC121242291, producing the protein MEVYAFWALSDRLHRDVALCDSSREVTVEEALGMFCYTIGHGAVQQNGANLFQHSVETVNQHVYNVMRALCGLSRHVIKPSQTTGVMPYIEGNLRHYPWFKICHGAMEGIMIDRAVPASVANAYINRYHRVAQNVLCVCDFDMKVTFVYASNPNDYLDMNADENTSEEPHVPDMSTASAHAMAITRNVIALPLWMHTTRQQGN; encoded by the exons ATGGAGGTATATGCATTTTGGGCCTTAAGCGATCGATTACATAGAGATGTGGCCTTGTGTGATTCGTCACGAGAGGTCACCGTTGAGGAAGCCTTAGGAATGTTTTGCTACACCATCGGACATGGTGCAGTTCAACAAAATGGAGCTAACCTATTTCAACATTCGGTTGAAACTGTAAATCAACATGTGTACAATGTAATGCGTGCATTATGTGGCCTATCACGCCATGTCATTAAACCAAGTCAGACAACGGGGGTCATGCCTTATATTGAAGGAAATCTCAGACATTATCCATGGTTCAAG ATATGTCATGGTGCAATGGAAGGTATCATGATTGACAGAGCTGTGCCGGCTTCCGTAGCTAACGCATATATAAATCGGTATCACCGGGTTGCCCAGAATGTCTTATGTGTCTGTGATTTTGATATGAAAGTCACATTCGTATATGCCAG CAATCCCAATGATTATCTAGATATGAATGCGGATGAGAACACCAGTGAAGAACCGCATGTTCCTGATATGTCGACCGCATCGGCACATGCGATGGCTATAACTAGAAATGTTATTGCACTACCTCTGTGGATGCATACTACTAGGCAACAAGGAAACTAA